A genomic stretch from Fodinibius salinus includes:
- a CDS encoding pyridoxal phosphate-dependent decarboxylase family protein has protein sequence MKAKIKKLEKQARSLEPSAKERKELLEQAHEYGHQFLDELDHKPAYKESDAMGRGVLDLPIDDNPTDFNTLLQTLDSEVDSQGLNPASGKHAGYIPGGGLYPSAIGDYLAAVTNRYAGVFFSSPGAVRIENQCIRWMCNLLGYPKEASGNLTSGGSIANLIALVAARDDSGITASDFSRAVIYTTQQVHHCVIKAIKFAGLGDATVRTIPMDSQYRMRPNELDKQIMTDKKDGLIPLTIFASAGTTDLGAVDPLQDIAHISDRHDLWFHVDAAYGGFFLLTEHGQRVMDGIEYSDSATIDPHKGLFLPYGSGALLVRDGQKLYHSQHMSANYMQDTYQATEEMSPADLSPELSKHFRGLRMWLPLQLFGIQPFRAALEEKLLLTRYFYDEIQQIDGIEVGPEPELSILFFRYVPKTGKANAFNKKLVDAIHQDGRVFLSSTEINGTTYLRLAILNFRTHLDDIDLIISVLSEKIEEIK, from the coding sequence ATGAAGGCAAAAATTAAAAAACTGGAGAAACAAGCACGTAGTTTAGAACCTTCTGCCAAGGAGCGTAAAGAACTGCTTGAGCAAGCCCATGAATATGGACATCAATTTTTAGATGAACTGGACCATAAGCCAGCATATAAAGAATCAGATGCAATGGGCAGGGGGGTACTTGACCTGCCAATTGACGATAATCCAACTGATTTTAATACCCTACTCCAAACCCTTGATTCCGAAGTTGATTCTCAGGGACTTAATCCTGCGTCAGGCAAACATGCCGGCTACATTCCGGGCGGGGGACTCTATCCCTCAGCCATCGGGGACTATTTGGCTGCTGTAACCAACCGCTATGCCGGTGTTTTCTTTTCATCTCCCGGTGCTGTCCGCATCGAAAACCAATGTATTCGCTGGATGTGTAACCTGCTTGGTTATCCGAAAGAGGCCAGCGGAAATTTAACATCAGGCGGATCAATTGCTAATCTCATTGCACTGGTAGCAGCACGCGACGATTCTGGTATTACCGCTTCTGACTTTAGCCGAGCCGTCATTTATACTACCCAACAAGTGCATCATTGCGTGATCAAGGCTATCAAATTTGCGGGGCTCGGAGATGCGACAGTCCGTACCATTCCGATGGATAGCCAGTATCGTATGCGTCCAAATGAGTTGGACAAGCAGATCATGACCGATAAGAAAGACGGCCTTATTCCGCTCACGATTTTTGCTTCAGCCGGAACGACTGATCTCGGTGCGGTGGATCCCCTACAGGATATTGCCCACATCTCAGATCGGCACGACCTCTGGTTTCATGTGGATGCGGCCTACGGTGGCTTTTTTCTGCTTACCGAACACGGACAACGAGTTATGGATGGGATAGAATATTCAGATTCAGCAACCATCGATCCTCATAAGGGACTGTTTTTGCCCTACGGGTCGGGAGCACTGCTCGTGAGGGATGGGCAGAAACTATATCACTCCCAGCACATGAGCGCCAATTATATGCAGGATACTTACCAGGCCACAGAAGAGATGTCTCCGGCAGATCTTTCGCCCGAGCTTTCCAAACACTTCCGGGGACTGCGCATGTGGTTGCCGCTCCAACTTTTTGGCATACAACCTTTCCGCGCCGCTCTCGAGGAAAAATTACTGCTGACGCGCTATTTCTATGACGAAATTCAACAAATTGACGGTATCGAGGTGGGGCCCGAGCCCGAACTGTCGATCCTCTTTTTTCGATACGTTCCCAAAACAGGAAAAGCTAACGCATTCAATAAAAAGCTGGTTGATGCCATTCACCAAGACGGACGCGTATTCCTGTCATCAACAGAAATTAATGGCACTACCTATCTTCGACTGGCTATACTTAATTTTCGCACGCATCTCGATGATATTGATCTCATCATCAGCGTACTCAGTGAAAAGATTGAGGAGATTAAATAG
- a CDS encoding NfeD family protein: protein MSRLPLKGGRVFVNGEYWNAVSEKNIQEGKWCKVVSIDGLTITVEPTDDHS from the coding sequence TTGAGCCGGTTACCGCTGAAGGGGGGACGCGTTTTCGTCAACGGGGAATACTGGAATGCTGTCAGCGAAAAGAATATTCAAGAAGGAAAATGGTGCAAAGTTGTTTCTATCGACGGACTCACAATAACAGTTGAACCTACGGATGACCATTCGTAA
- a CDS encoding ArsR/SmtB family transcription factor, with translation MAITKAQLFNKKQKRTAELAKVLGHPARIAILELLAERATCICGDITNELPLAQSTISQHLKALKKSGIIKGEVDGVRTCYCLNEEVVTEFEELITAFATDLRIAISEDSC, from the coding sequence ATGGCAATTACAAAAGCTCAGCTTTTTAATAAAAAACAGAAACGTACCGCCGAACTGGCAAAGGTGCTTGGTCACCCGGCGCGCATCGCTATTTTGGAGCTTCTGGCCGAGCGTGCCACCTGCATTTGCGGAGATATTACCAATGAACTACCCCTTGCTCAGTCCACAATATCGCAACATCTGAAAGCGCTCAAAAAGTCGGGAATTATCAAAGGTGAAGTGGACGGCGTGCGTACCTGTTACTGTCTGAATGAAGAAGTGGTCACAGAATTTGAGGAATTGATTACTGCTTTTGCTACTGATCTACGAATTGCAATCTCCGAAGACTCCTGCTAA
- a CDS encoding slipin family protein, with protein MESDSSFYDILVWIVTIAVLAAILLPQMFKILREYERAVVFRLGKYLKTKGPGLIFLIPFIDKIERVDLRVLTINVDRQEVITKDNVTVHVDAITFFRVMDAEQAVIQVEKYIHATSMLAQTTLRSIVGQVELDELLAEREKVNKNIQEIIDRQTDPWGIKVVSVEVRDVVLPENMKRAMARQAETERDRRAKVINAQGEYQAAERMVDAAQMMEKAPMALQLRFLQTMAEVSEENATFAMLPLPMEMLDVFKGMSDTNLPSSSNGDETDTGDES; from the coding sequence ATGGAAAGTGACAGCTCATTTTATGATATACTCGTTTGGATCGTAACCATTGCCGTACTTGCGGCCATCTTACTGCCGCAGATGTTCAAAATTTTGCGTGAGTACGAACGGGCTGTTGTGTTTCGGCTGGGAAAGTACCTTAAAACCAAGGGGCCGGGACTCATTTTTCTGATTCCTTTCATTGATAAAATCGAGCGTGTAGATCTGCGTGTACTCACTATTAATGTAGATCGTCAGGAAGTTATCACTAAAGATAATGTGACGGTACATGTAGATGCTATTACTTTTTTTCGGGTAATGGATGCCGAACAAGCCGTTATCCAGGTAGAAAAATACATCCACGCTACATCTATGCTGGCACAAACTACGCTGCGCAGTATCGTAGGACAGGTGGAGCTTGACGAGTTACTTGCCGAGCGTGAAAAGGTCAACAAGAACATCCAGGAAATTATCGACCGCCAAACTGACCCTTGGGGAATTAAAGTAGTATCCGTTGAGGTCCGGGATGTAGTACTACCCGAGAACATGAAGCGTGCTATGGCACGTCAGGCCGAGACGGAGCGCGACCGACGGGCAAAAGTTATTAATGCTCAGGGTGAGTACCAGGCTGCCGAACGCATGGTAGACGCTGCTCAAATGATGGAAAAAGCCCCCATGGCACTACAGCTTCGATTTTTGCAAACAATGGCCGAGGTATCAGAAGAAAATGCCACCTTTGCTATGCTGCCACTGCCTATGGAAATGCTGGATGTTTTTAAAGGGATGTCTGACACTAATTTGCCTTCTTCATCAAATGGCGATGAAACAGATACAGGTGATGAAAGCTAA
- a CDS encoding TetR/AcrR family transcriptional regulator yields MAKDQQDTRSEILNVAREQFIAHGYDGARLQTIADGIGVTKAMIHYYFNTKQELFEQVYRRSAEQIFGKLSDTLDSDEVLFKKIESLIEDCLQIAKNEPEVVSFVITEGTRKADWLQPAMEDQITVDLQGFDEELQKAASNYQIAAVDAHVLLIQIFSLCYYPVLSRNINRSLFKEAVDEEMPSKGIVMDTILNWLTA; encoded by the coding sequence ATGGCCAAAGATCAACAGGATACTCGTTCAGAGATACTTAATGTAGCACGTGAACAGTTTATTGCTCATGGCTACGACGGAGCACGGCTGCAAACTATAGCTGATGGTATAGGGGTGACAAAGGCGATGATCCACTACTACTTTAACACCAAGCAAGAGCTTTTTGAGCAGGTGTATCGCCGTTCAGCCGAGCAGATCTTTGGTAAGCTATCGGATACCCTTGACAGCGACGAGGTGCTATTCAAAAAAATTGAATCACTTATTGAGGATTGTCTGCAGATAGCAAAGAATGAACCCGAAGTGGTGTCATTTGTAATAACCGAAGGTACACGCAAGGCAGATTGGCTGCAACCTGCTATGGAAGATCAGATTACTGTTGATCTGCAGGGATTTGACGAAGAACTGCAGAAGGCTGCTTCAAACTATCAGATTGCAGCGGTGGATGCTCACGTACTGCTCATTCAGATTTTCTCTTTGTGTTATTATCCGGTGTTGTCTCGTAATATTAATAGATCACTATTTAAAGAAGCTGTTGATGAAGAAATGCCCAGCAAGGGTATTGTTATGGATACCATTTTAAATTGGCTGACAGCTTAG
- a CDS encoding arsenite methyltransferase, protein MKTDKQTSDELKETVKKKYAAISEQSRSENEGSCCGTSCGCDTVDYAIFADDYSEMGGYNQDADLGLGCGLPTEHAHISKGDTVVDLGSGAGNDCFVARELTGSTGRVIGLDMTQKMIDKAEANTDKLGFENVEFVLGDIEDMPLEDGLADVVVSNCVMNLVPDKPKAFAETYRIIKPGGHFSISDVVTSGDLPPKLNKDAEMYAGCVSGAINKKEYLEIVRKAGFTDLKIQKEKRIRLPDEILSKYLAADELEAFKNSGTGIFSITLYAKKAE, encoded by the coding sequence ATGAAAACCGATAAACAAACTTCTGACGAATTGAAAGAAACAGTTAAGAAAAAATATGCTGCTATCAGTGAGCAATCGAGGTCCGAAAATGAAGGATCTTGCTGTGGTACTTCCTGCGGCTGTGATACTGTAGATTATGCTATTTTTGCTGATGATTATTCAGAAATGGGTGGTTACAATCAAGATGCCGACCTGGGATTGGGCTGTGGTCTACCTACTGAGCATGCGCATATCTCTAAAGGTGATACCGTTGTGGATCTGGGATCGGGGGCAGGCAATGACTGTTTCGTTGCGCGGGAGCTTACAGGAAGTACAGGACGGGTTATTGGTCTGGATATGACGCAGAAAATGATTGATAAGGCTGAGGCCAATACTGACAAGCTGGGATTTGAAAACGTGGAGTTTGTCCTTGGGGATATTGAGGACATGCCTCTTGAAGATGGTCTGGCCGATGTGGTGGTAAGCAACTGCGTAATGAACTTGGTACCTGACAAACCCAAAGCCTTTGCGGAAACGTATCGTATTATAAAGCCAGGCGGGCATTTTAGTATTTCGGATGTAGTTACTTCTGGTGATTTACCACCAAAGCTTAATAAAGACGCCGAAATGTATGCTGGGTGTGTGTCCGGTGCTATTAACAAAAAAGAGTATCTGGAAATTGTGCGGAAAGCAGGATTCACAGATCTAAAAATTCAAAAAGAAAAACGTATTAGGCTTCCCGATGAAATTCTTTCCAAGTATTTAGCTGCTGATGAGCTGGAAGCATTCAAAAATTCTGGGACTGGCATCTTTTCAATTACTTTATATGCAAAAAAAGCCGAATAA
- a CDS encoding efflux RND transporter periplasmic adaptor subunit gives MKIENSRIKTLSRALTFSFAMLLLISCGNYNNDNQGGENEQELSTIPAVEAVKARYGSLPLSQRLSGTVIANNQVSLYPEISGKITEVHVQSGDKVKEGDPIVSLQDRQYKEQVEQAKANLRINQARLKQAKARYNELEAQYKRTKQLSEKELSSDLELETLQAQMSSAEADVELAEAQLQQSQSNLNEQQEIFSKTVIRAPINGTVGQRNAERGMQVNSSTRLFTIGDLDNLRIEVMLTEDMLNSIKVGQTAQIYPNPNGKKSKMIEADLSRISPFLNNITRSTEGEIDVQNNNNILRPGMFVAVDILYGESQQATLIPSSALFTDPETGKEGVYMVTSMGSEVEPIKQLDPDNPPPLSDATPVEFKQVDVIAEGRMELGVAGIDPGSWVVTVGQNLLDEDKSKARVRASSWKRILAMQGLQRQDLLQRILDDINTESPTTTN, from the coding sequence ATGAAGATTGAAAACAGTAGGATCAAAACACTCTCCCGCGCACTAACTTTTTCTTTTGCTATGCTCCTTTTGATTTCCTGCGGGAATTATAACAATGATAATCAAGGAGGCGAAAATGAACAGGAACTTTCAACTATCCCTGCAGTAGAAGCGGTCAAGGCCCGGTATGGTTCTTTACCTCTTTCACAGCGATTGAGTGGCACCGTTATAGCAAACAATCAGGTTTCACTTTATCCCGAGATTTCCGGAAAAATAACTGAAGTACACGTCCAAAGTGGAGATAAGGTAAAAGAGGGAGACCCTATTGTTTCTCTACAAGATCGGCAGTATAAAGAGCAGGTAGAACAGGCCAAGGCCAATCTTCGAATCAATCAGGCACGACTCAAACAGGCAAAAGCACGATACAACGAGCTGGAAGCACAATATAAACGAACTAAACAGCTGAGCGAAAAAGAACTGTCCAGTGATCTGGAGCTCGAAACACTACAAGCACAAATGTCTTCTGCAGAAGCAGATGTTGAATTGGCAGAGGCACAGTTGCAACAGTCTCAATCAAATCTCAATGAGCAGCAAGAAATCTTTTCCAAAACAGTAATTCGTGCTCCTATCAACGGAACGGTGGGCCAGCGAAATGCTGAACGTGGCATGCAGGTAAATTCTAGCACTCGGCTATTTACGATCGGTGATCTCGATAACCTAAGGATAGAAGTAATGCTTACTGAAGACATGCTTAATTCTATTAAGGTAGGCCAAACAGCGCAGATTTACCCGAACCCCAATGGTAAAAAAAGTAAAATGATTGAGGCTGACCTTTCTCGCATTTCTCCTTTCCTCAATAATATTACCCGCAGTACAGAAGGCGAAATCGATGTTCAAAACAATAATAACATCCTACGTCCGGGCATGTTTGTAGCAGTAGATATTTTGTATGGGGAGAGCCAGCAAGCAACTCTTATTCCAAGCAGTGCACTATTTACTGATCCGGAAACAGGTAAAGAGGGTGTGTACATGGTTACCTCGATGGGTAGTGAAGTAGAGCCGATAAAACAGCTAGACCCCGACAATCCCCCGCCACTGTCGGATGCTACACCAGTAGAATTTAAACAAGTGGATGTTATTGCCGAAGGTCGCATGGAGTTGGGAGTGGCCGGCATCGATCCGGGAAGCTGGGTTGTAACCGTCGGCCAAAACTTACTGGATGAAGACAAGAGCAAAGCACGAGTACGCGCTAGTTCATGGAAGCGCATTCTGGCTATGCAAGGGCTACAGCGGCAAGACCTGTTACAGCGTATCTTAGATGATATTAATACTGAGTCACCCACCACTACTAATTAA